One stretch of Flavobacteriales bacterium DNA includes these proteins:
- a CDS encoding TolC family protein: MTHRIFICIFLFSLLSTVVTAQSIEELTTEALENNPGVKASYARFEAEMQTIAQASALPDPTFSFGYFISPVETRVGPQRMKFSLAQMFPWFGTLQAKSDVRTHLAEAAYQEFLDQQHLLELTVRITYYDLWEIHERIDLLEDNLVLLKSRKELALSGFSVGRNSMADVIRTDIMIEQSETAIRLLQDKIAPLEFQMNAALNRSQQDSIRIIDRFDSSSLDLPQVADSGLFNNGNLQAVRSRIKAAEAAEVLATRQGRPSFGLGLDYVLVDDRPIQGLDDNGKDVIMPMVSMSLPIFRKKYKAQTQEAVLRKEAMEFSEQNMVNELESKLELKKYAVESSVENIELYTEQVTNAKQVRDLLISDYSNSGAGYDEVLAIEDQLLDYQKKTIKVIRDGLIARAEFLYIIAQ; this comes from the coding sequence TCAGTCTGCTGTCGACCGTGGTCACCGCGCAGTCGATAGAAGAATTGACGACAGAAGCACTGGAGAACAACCCTGGTGTCAAAGCAAGCTATGCCCGATTCGAAGCCGAGATGCAGACCATCGCACAGGCCAGCGCCTTGCCGGATCCTACCTTCTCCTTCGGATATTTCATCAGTCCGGTGGAGACCCGTGTCGGCCCGCAGCGCATGAAGTTCTCCTTGGCTCAGATGTTCCCTTGGTTCGGCACCCTGCAAGCCAAGAGTGACGTGCGTACCCATCTAGCAGAGGCAGCCTATCAGGAGTTTCTGGATCAGCAGCACCTCTTGGAATTGACTGTGCGTATAACCTACTACGACCTCTGGGAAATCCATGAGCGCATTGACCTGCTCGAGGATAATCTTGTGCTTTTGAAGAGCCGTAAGGAATTGGCCCTTTCAGGATTCTCGGTGGGCAGGAACAGCATGGCCGATGTCATCCGCACGGACATCATGATCGAGCAATCAGAGACAGCGATTCGCTTGCTTCAGGACAAGATCGCCCCCTTGGAGTTTCAGATGAATGCAGCCTTGAACAGAAGTCAGCAGGACAGCATTCGTATCATCGATCGATTCGACTCATCGTCCCTCGACTTGCCTCAGGTCGCTGATTCCGGCCTATTCAATAATGGAAATCTCCAGGCAGTCCGATCACGCATCAAGGCCGCAGAGGCAGCAGAAGTGCTGGCAACTCGGCAAGGCAGACCATCCTTCGGGCTCGGTCTGGACTATGTGCTGGTCGATGACCGACCCATCCAAGGCTTGGATGATAATGGCAAGGATGTGATCATGCCCATGGTCTCGATGAGCCTGCCCATATTCAGGAAGAAGTACAAGGCGCAGACGCAGGAAGCTGTATTGAGAAAAGAGGCCATGGAATTCTCCGAACAGAATATGGTCAATGAACTCGAATCGAAATTGGAGCTCAAGAAATATGCAGTCGAGAGCAGTGTGGAGAATATCGAATTATACACTGAGCAGGTCACTAATGCCAAGCAGGTCAGAGATCTCTTGATCAGTGATTACAGCAATTCAGGAGCCGGATACGATGAAGTCTTGGCCATCGAGGATCAGCTGCTGGATTATCAGAAAAAGACAATCAAAGTCATACGGGATGGGCTCATTGCACGAGCCGAATTCTTATACATCATCGCACAATAG